GCCTCCACCATCGCGCAGAAGGCAATGGAACAGGGCATGCGTACTCTGCGCCACGATGGCTGGAACAAAGTGAGGATGGGGCGCACCACGATCGAAGAAGTACTCCGCGTCACGCAGACCGAGGAACACATGAAAGGACTGGTGGAAGCCTGACGTGAAGACGCCCCGCTGGCATTCGTGCAACGTCCTTCAGTCCGGCGCCGAGGTCCGGCGGCTCTGGCAGTTTGCGACCGGCAACAGCCAGGTCGCCTTGAACGCGGAACAGCGTCTTGTCCCGCCCGCTCCCCTGCCCGCGCGCGTGATCGTCAAGGATTGGCGTGCCTTGTGGCAAAAAAAACTGAACATCGCCTGGCTGACGGCCGAGCAGGTTTTTTTGCGTGTCATTCACCTTCCGAAGTGCGAACCGGACGAGGTGCGCTCGATGGTCGAATTGCAACTGGAAAAAATCTCGCCACTTCCAGTCAACCAGATCGTCTGGAGTTTTGAACCGGTGCCTCACTCTGCCGGCGAACTGCAGACGGTAATTGTCATTATCGCCGAGCGCAGTGTCGTCGAGGATTTCCTCGGCAGACTGGAGAGCGCCGGTTATCTGGCCGACCGGCTGGAACTGCCTTTTTTGCACCAGTTGATGGCGACACCGATCAATGGCGACGGCGTCTGGATTTACCTCCAGCCTGCCGAGAACAAGACCCTCTGCCTAGCCGCCTGGTGGTACAGCGGCACCTTGCAACAGGTCAACCTGATGAATCTTTCCGCGGGCGGGGACGGCGCGGCCGCGCTCGGCGCCCAACTCAATCAGATCGCCTGGGCTGGTGAAATTGAAGGCTGGTTGACCTCGCCGCCGCGCTGGCGGCTCGTCGCCGATAAAGAGATTGCGGGCGTGTGGAAAACAGCTTTGCAGCAGGATGCGGACGAGGCCGTGGAACTGATGGCCCCGATGGCCGCGCCGGACCTGGCGGCACTGACCGCGCAACGGGCCGCGCGATCGGAAAGCAGGGCGAACCTGCTGCCGGCGGAGTTTTCCGCGCGTTACCAGCAGCAATTCATCGACCGGCTCTGGATGCGGGGTCTCGCCGGATTGGCGCTGGTTTACATCTTCGGCGTGTTGATTTACTTCGGAGCGCTCCAGGTCCTGAAGTATCAGACCGACAAGGTGCGGCAAGATGTGGCGCGATTGAGCGGCGCCTACACGAACGCCCTGCAAATGAAAGAGCGCGTGCGTGTCCTGCAGGAGCAGGTTGACCTCAAGTTCGCCGCGCTCGACTGCTGGAAAATTGCCTCGGAACTGCTGCCTCCGGAGCTGACTCTCAGCTCTTTCACCTTTTCCAAGGGCGAGAGGATCTCCTTGCGCGGCACTGCGTCTGCCGACGACCAGTCCAAGATCCCCGAATACAACAGCGCGATGAGCAAGGCAACCCTGGGCGGCGCGCCCTTGTTCACCCGTGTCAATCCGCCCAGCATCACCGTCAACGGAAACAACACGGCCACCTGGGGATTCGATTGTACGCTGCAACCCGGCCGGAACGAATGACCTCGCTGCTCGACAGATTGAATCTCAAGCCCCAGGAGCAGCGCCTGGTCGTCATGGCGTCGGCGGTGTTGTTTCTTGTCCTGCAATTCTGGCTGGTCTGGCCGCACTTCAAGGAATGGGGCCAAACCAAGGCCGCTTTGAAGAACTCCAAGGATACCCTCGCCCGGTATGCGACGGTGCTGGGGCAAACCAATGAGTATCGGGCCAGACTGGACAAACTCGAAAGCAGTCAGGGAGCCGGCCTGTTGACGCAGGACCAGATCGGCACCCTGTTGATCCAGCGCATTGGCGCACAGGCGCGCGACAGCAAGGTCAATTACAGCCGCATCAATGTCATGCCTCGAAGCAGCGCCTCCAATACCAACGAATTCTTCGAGGAACAGACCCTCGACCTCGGTGTTAATCCGACTGGTGACAAAGAATTGGTCGCTTTTTTGGTGGCCATCGGGAACAGCGATTTAATGGTCCGGGTCAGGGAATTGAATCTTAATCCTGACCCGGGCGGATTCAAACTGATGGGTTCCATGAAACTGGTTGCCAGTTTTCAGAGGCAGAAGTCGGTCGGTCCGGCGCCGGTCAGGCCAGTTGCCGCCGGGTCCGCCGCGCTCAGTTCAAACAAACGTTGAAGCGAATCAATATCAACTCACCCACCATCGTGAAGACAGCCCACGCTCTCGCGCTCCTTTTACTCCTGGTCGTTCAAACGCGGGCGCAGGCCCCGGCCGCTGCCGCGCCAGTCACCAATCCTCCGGCTGCTGCGGCCGCGGCGCCCGTTGCCGTGGCGCCAGCCAACCCCGTTGCCACCGACACGAATCTTGATGCCCGGCGCAAGGCTTTGTTGCAAAGCATCACCAACCGCGCCCCGCGCGTGAACGCCACCGTACCGGCTTTTCCATCACTGCCCGGACCTCCAGCAGCCGCGACGGCAGCACCGGCCCCGAGAGTCAACCCGCCCGCCAACGTGGCCGGGCAGACTGCACAGCAGACACCGGGAAACCCGGGAGCCGTGCCGTCCCCATTGCCAACGACGGCGGGCGTGGATCAGACCGACCGTGGGGAATTCTCGCTGAAGTTCTACAACGCGCCGGTCGATCAAATTTTCGAGAAGTATTCCGAAATTTCCGGGCGGACGGTGCTGCGGCCCGCGGCGTTACCTGCTGCGGCGGTAACCATCATCACGGCCACGCCGTTGACGCGCACGGAGGCCGTGCAGGCTCTTGATGGCGCGCTTTCGTTGAACGGTGTCACCATGATCCCGCAAGGCGAGAAATTCGTGAAAGCGGTCCAATCAGCCGAGGCCGCACAACAAGGAGCGGCGATCACGAAACTGAAAGACGGGCAATTTCCGGACGCCGAACAGTTCGTTACGCACGTGGTGCGCTTGAAGGCCCTCAAGGCGGGTGATGTGACTCAACTCCTGCAGCAGTTCACGAAAAACGCGGCCGGGGGCGTGGTTACCATAGACCCCAACAGCCAGATCCTCGTATTGAGGGATTATGCGTCCAACATTCGTCGAATGCTCGAGTTGATCGATCAGGTGGATGTCCCGGTCGAGTCCGACTACAAACTGGAAGTCATCCCGATCAGGTACGGCAAGGTCACCGACCTCTTCGATACGATGAATTCCCTGATTTCGGGCTCGGGTGGAGGTGGAAATGGAACGGCGGGCGCTCGCAACAGTAGTACCACGCAACGTCGCGCGGGACAATTGGGGGCCGGAGGTGCGACGAGCCCGTTCGGAACGGGAACCACGGGCAGATATGGCACTTCCCGCACCTCGGGCCTTTACGGCCAGCCGCAGGCGAACCAGCCGTTTCAACCTGTCGGCGGAGCGCCGGGCACTACGCCCGGCAATGCCAGTTTCCAGCAACGGCTGAATCAAATCGTCAACCGTGCTGCGGGCGCGTCGGAGCTGCAATTGCTGACGGACGCGCGTATCGTTCCGGACGAACGCTCCAATTCGCTCATCGTCTTCGCCAACAAGGAAGACATGAAGATGATCACCAACATCGTTTCCAAGGTGGACGTGTTGCTGGCGCAGGTGCTGATCGAAGGTGTCGTCTTGTCCGTCTCGCTGAACGACCAGCAAAACCTTGGTGTCAGCTGGCTCCAAAAGCCGGTCAGCTTCGGCAATAATTCCGTGGGTACCGGTGGGATCAACAACGGCCCCGGGTTTCTCACCAACATAACCGACATTGCCAGCTCACTCCCTTCCGGCTTCAGCTATTTCGGCAAACTGGGCCGGAATTTTGATGTTTCATTGTCGGCACTGGCCAGCGACAGCCGCACTCGCATCCTCCAGCGCCCGCGCATCCAGACATCCCATGCGACACCGGCAACCTTCTTTACCGGCTCAACCGTTCCGTTTGTCAGCGCAGTCGCCAATTACGCATATATCGGTTCGGGAACTCAATCCTCCACGATTGAACAGGTCCAGGTTGGCGTGACGCTGAACGTAACCCCATTCATCACACCGGACGGCCTCGTGGTCATGGACATCGACCAGGACATCAGTTCCATCGACAAGACAGTGACCATTGATGGTAATCCCGTACCTCAGACGGCCACCCGTCACGCCAGCGCCACACTGTCCGTACGCGACGGTGAAACGATCATGCTGGGCGGTTACATCGAGGACAACCGGTTAACCTCCAAGTCCGGTGTGCCGATCCTCAAGGATATCCCCGGCCTCGGCGCCTTGTTCCGCAGCAAGAACCACAATAACGACAGAAACGAGCTGCTCCTGCTCATGCATGTCAGCATCTTGAAAAATCCGGCCGACGCCAGTGCCCAGGTTGAGGCGGAGAAGGGCAAACTGCCCGGCATTTCCGACGCCGACAAGGAATTCAAAAAGACCGAGGAACAGAGCCTGAAAAAGGCGGGCCTGCCGCAAAGCAAACCTGACGTGCCGGCGAATAATCCCTGAACCCACCGGGCTGCTCACGCGGAAAATCCCACAGTCTGCTCTTGAGCAGACTGTTCGGGCCTGCGCTTCGCCAATTCTCCTTTGTGTGCTGCGTGGTCTTGGAACGAGGTAACGGACCGGGTTCGACGCGTCGTTTGGTGGATGACCCGCAAACAGAGGAAATCGAACCCGGACCGGATTGCTCTCTGAAAGCTCGTCCCTCTTGTGTTTTTTGCGAGCTCTGCTCCCGACGCGTGTTACTTGCCCGGGTGCCCCGGCAGTTGTGGCGAAGGAGCAGATGGGTTCTCCCCCTGGCCGGGAAGCGGCGGCAACGGCGGGAACGGGATGCCTTGCTGCTCGGCCTGTCTCTTCTGCACTTCCATCAGGACTCGCTGCACAGCCGGGTCAACCGGATTTTCCGTGACCTGTGTTTGCGTTTGGACCGGAGGTGTCCGTACGTTCCGTGCCGGTATCGTTCGAGACGTTGATGCCGGTTGAAATCCGTTCCTGGCCGCGACGTAAGGATTCACATTTGCCTGAGCAGCGGCAGTCTTGATGGCCGGCGGTGGCGTACCCGGCGCGGGAACGATTCCATGGGGATTGATTGGGACTCCGGGGACCGGTATCGCCGCGGGCGTCGGCAGGCCATTCTCTTTGAAATTGAGTTCCACGGGGGTTCCCGCGTTAAGGATTTTGACCGTGCTTTCCTTCTCGTTGATTTCCAGAACCTCGATGTCCCCCTGCTTTTCGTGCTCAGGAATGCTGAGATACTGCGGGTTTGGGTTTTTGCCGGGACCGGTCTGCGCGGGAATGACCATCCACGCCTTCAGCCCGGCAAAGTCCCTCGTGATGCCGCTCAATTTTATGTTGACCGGCGCGGGGGGTTGATTCGTTTGGACCGTGCTGATTTTTGGGGCGGGTTTGAGCCCGAACGCATTCCGGTCAATGATGACCTGGTAACGTTGATCCGGGGTCTCGGCCACATCCGCTCGAACCACGGCGCCCAATAGAAAGCCGCCCATCACCACCGCCAAAGGTCTGTCAACCCAGTTCATGCGTATAACATATTCCATGCTCCCATCAAACACCACTCGCGAATTTTCGTTGCGGCATTTGACGAGGGGAAATCACCTGTCAATACGCCGCCTGCACGCCTTTGACCGAGTGTTTTTTCATCCAGGGCATCAGTGATCGCAGCCGCGCGCCCACCTTTTCGATGGAGTGCCGTTCTCCTTTTTTGAGCAGCGCATTGTAACGCTTGTAACCTGTTTGATACTCCTTCACCCAACCTTTGGCGAACTTGCCGGATCGGATGTCCTTCAGCGCCGCCTTCATCCGCTTCTTCACGCTCGCATCGACGATTTTCGGGCCGACCGAGACATCGCCCCATTTGGCGGTCTCGGAAATCGAGAACCTCATACCGCTGATGCCCGCCTCGTTCATCAAATCGACAATCAGTTTCAATTCGTGCAGGCATTCGAAGTAGGCCATCTCCGGCTGGTAACCCGCCTCCACCAGCGTTTCGTAACCCGCCAGAATCAACGCGCTGGCGCCGCCGCAGAGAACCGTCTGCTCGCCGAACAAATCCGTTTCAGTCTCCTCCTTGAACGTTGTTTCAATCACGCCGGCACGCGTGCCGCCGATGCCTTTCGCCCACGCGAGCGCCACCTTTTTCGCCTGCCGGCTTGGATTCTGATACACCGCGATGAGCGAGGGCACGCCCTTGCCCTCGAGATACTGGCGCCGGACAATGTGACCCGGTCCTTTGGGCGCGACGAGTATGACATCCACGTTTTTCGGCGGAACAACTGTTTTGAAATGAATCGAAAACCCGTGCGAAAAAAGCAGCGTCTTTCCCGCGCTCAAGTTCGGCGCGATGTCTTTTTTGTACGCGGCCGACTGCTTCGTGTCGGGCAGCGCGACAAAAATCACGTCCGCGCGCCTTACCGCCTCGGCGGTTGGGAATACTTCAAAACCCTTTTCCTTCGCGACAGGAATGGATTTGCTTCCGTCATAAAGACCCACAATGACATTCATCCCGCTGTCTTTGAGGTTCAGCGCATGAGCGTGGCCTTGTGAGCCGAAGCCAAGGACCGCGAGCGTCCTGCCTTTCAGTTTGCTCAGGTCGGCGTCTTTGTCGGTGTAAACTTTTGCGGGCATTGTTTCGATCAGTGTTGAGGGTTGAGGTGAAACTGGAATCACTTCCGCGGCATGGCCACTTTGCCGGTGCGGGTCAAATCGAGGATGCCAAAGGTCTTCATCAGGTCGATGAACTTCCCGACCTTGTCTTCGCTGCCGGTGATCTCAATGGTCACGGTCTTGGGCTGCACGTCCACGATCTTCGCGCGAAAAATGTCCGTGATCTGCATGACCTCCGCGCGTGATTTGGCGTCCACGGACACCTTGGCCAGCACCAATTCGCGGTCCACATACTCACCCTCGCGAAAATCAATGACCTTGAGCACGTCCACAAGCTTGTTGAGCTGCTTCACGATCTGCTCCAGCGTCGCGTCGTCGCCGCGCGTGACGATTGTCATGCGTGAGGTGTTGGGATCCTGCGTTGGCGCGACGTTCAACGTGTCAATGTTGTAACCGCGGCCGCTGAACAACCCGGCGATGCGCGTGAGCACGCCGAATTTATTCTCCACCAGCACGGATATCGTGTGTCGCATAGATTCTCTCGCTCTGCTCGCAAGCCGGGGCGGACGCCTGTAAAATCAAAAACCCGCGTCCCAAACTGGAACTGCGGGCGACCTGCGAGCGTGCAACCAGGGCCTCAGGCCGCGTCAGTCAACGACGACTACGCTGGCAACCTGAACGGCGCTGATCAGTAAATTCATCGGCGCGCAAGGTAACAACCGGTCTGTTCAGGGTCAACAGGTTTTTCCCTCAGGTAAAAAAGGGATTGTTCGCCTTCTCCTGTCCAACCGTCGTCAGTGGTCCGTGGCCCGGACAGATCAGCGTGTCCGGCGGAAGCGTGAGAATCTGGTCCCGCACCTTCTGTTTCGCGAGAGAACCGAACTGTTTCGCCCCGCCCATCGACCCCGCAAAGATCGCGTCACCGACCACCGCCACGTGCGGCGCGTCTTCGGGCCAGGTCCCGATGACATAGGTGACGCCATCCTCCGCGTGGCCCGGCGTGTCACGGTTCGTGATCCGCAAACTCCCGAGCTGGATGAAGTCGTTGGCGCGGTTCCGATGCTGCGGCGGCGCGCTTTTCGCGCTGGTGTGCAGCCGGATCTTGGGAAACTTCGTCTGCACGGCGCTCATCCCTGCAATGTGATCCGCGTGGGTATGAGTAATGAACAAATGCCGGAGCTGCAGCTGGTTTTCTTCGACCAGGTTGAACACCTTCTCAGGATCGAAACCGGTGTCGAACAACGCGGCCTCGCGCGTCGCCTCATCCCATACGAGGTAACAGTGGACGGCCATGCCGCTGTCTTCGGTGGTGATCCACCGCAACTCCCGCCAGACACTCAAATCCGGTGGCTTCGGCAGCCAGCCGTTCGCAACCCGCTCGAGCTTGTCCGGGTGCAGATCAATCAGCGGCGCGAGAGTCTTGAAGTTCGAGCGCTTCGAAATCTTGCCGCTGTCCTCCAACGCAAGCAGTTCTTCGATGGTCAGTCCCGCGGCCTTCGCGGCGGCCTCTTCCGACACGTTGGTCATCTGCCGCGACTTCCGGACGATGTCACCCAAATGATCTTCCAGATTCATGGAACAGATGTTTAACGACTGGCCAGCGAAGGCGCAATCCGGTAGTGGTACAGTTTGAACTTTTTTAAGACCGAAGCAGATCGACCAAGAGACCGGCAATTCCGCAAACTAGGATTCCAGCTCCGCACCATCTCCAGATTTTTATATTTCGCTCGATCTTTTCCGGCGTGAGTTTTTCGCTTTTGAAGAAAAAGGTTGGGCGCACAATCGCTATGAGTCCAAAGATTATGAACCATACGAAAATAAGCTTGTTAGTCATTGTTGGTTTATGAATTTAAGAGATTCACGATTTTTTCCAAGCTCCAAACGTGATCGGAAACACCAGCCGGCATCGCCGGTGTGATTCGCAAGCTCTGGTGAATGCGTGCGAAATTGTAGTGCATGAAGTGAAGCGCAATCGCGGCCTCGTGGTTCTCGACCTTCTTGGAAAAGGCATTTGTAAGCCGTGTGAATCGGCGCATTTGCATCCGCATCGTGAGATTGTTTCGCTCAGTGTAGCTCGTTGAGACGTGGCGAACATCGGGAGCGCCACTAACAACCGCCTTGCGCGCCCCCATGCACTGAGCCGGGCTGTAACGCACTTCACTACCTTCTGGCGCTCCGCCATAAATTTTGATCAATTGCGCGAAGTCGATGTCTGAACCAAACGCATCCTCTACCGCTTCGACGTAGGCTCGGTGGCCGTCCGTTGTCAGTTGCACTCTTGAAGCCAACCGGCCTTTGAGATCGTGCATGAAATGGTAAGCGGCATAGGCGTCCCGCGTTCCGACGTACCAGCAGGGAACCAACTTCGTTTCCGCGTCCAAAGCCGTCCATGTCCAAACGTCGCCCCAACCTTTATCCGTTGAACAAACCTAAGCAAAGCCCGGCGCGATCCGCGCCCAGACTCCTAGCCGCCTTGTAATCCAGATCATCGAAGTTCCCAGACATGACAAAGCCCGCAGCAAACATTGCAGTAACGATGTAAACCTCGAATGGAAGCAACACCAAACGCCAGCGGCCTTCTCGGGAGTCGGGCAATATGTTTTTCATGGCGATTTCCTCAGACTCAACATTGGAAATCTAACTCTGCTGGAAGCAAGCTGCCAGCGGAGCAGTGCGCCTACTCTGGCGGAAACAAATACACCAGCGGCCGCCACGCGCGCAGACGCCAGTAAAATTCATTGTGCTGGCTCGTTTGCGCCTCCTTCCACTTGTCGCGACGGAGGCCCGCGCGTTCCAGTTCCGGTTCCGGCAACGGCTTCAAGTCAGTGTAGTGCAGCAAATCAACCTCGTCCTTCCAACCCATGCGCCGCAACTCACGCGCGACCGCATCGGTGTTTCGCCTCCCGTCATCACCGCCCGAAAAATCGCACACGCCGCTGTCGAGATAAATGCGTGTCGGTTTCGCCTTGCCGCGATACGAACCCAACACGTTCGCGAGAAAATTCGTTCGTTCGATCTGGAACGAACCCGACAGGCTGGCCGCCTTGCCAAAAACCTCCGGGTGCTCCCATGCCAGCGCCAGACTGCAAATGCCGCCCATGGACGAACCGAGGACGCCGGTGCTCTCCGGACCGGCCAGCGTGCGATACTCGCGGTCGATCTTCGGCTTCAGTTCCCCAATGAGGAACCGCGTGTATTTCTCATAGCGCGAATTATCGGCTGGCGCGGGCGGCAGCCGTTTCATGTCCTTCAGCTCGGATTCCGTGTAGCGACAGGCCGGACCGCGGTAATCCAGATACCTCTCCGCGCTGCAATCCACGGCCACCATGATGATCTCCCGCATCCTCCCGGCGGCGCAAAGCCCCGTGACCGTCCTGTCCAGTTCCCAATTCCCCCAGCCAAAGGCCACGTTGGTCCCCACGGTCGTGAAGGCATTTTGTCCGTCGTGAAGATAAAGAACCGGAAAACGCCGCGACGGGTCGCGCTCATAAGAAGGCGGCAGATAAATCCGCACCGTCCGATTCGTGCCAAAGCTTTGGGAGAACACCGGTCCTTCAAAGACCACCGGTCCTTGTGCGATACCCTGCATGTTCAAGGTCAAAGTCAGCAAAATCGCCGGAACGGTCAATTGCATATCGGAAAACGCCGTGAATGCTACCGCAACCCGGCAGTGTTCCAAGCCGGAACTGGATTGTTCTTTCCTTCGCCGATGCTACGTTGAGGCCGTGAACAGTCTCTTGCTTGCGGTTCTTGGCGCGCTCGCATCCACCAACCCGCCGGTGGCCTCCAACAATTTCGTCGTCCAAACAACCGGCGTTTCGACCAACGTCCCGGACCCGAACGACCCCGCTGAGAAGGAATACCAGAAACTTTTGGAGCAGGACGACGCCGCGCAGGAGGAGGTGGACAAATGGATTCACGACGACGCGGCCTTCCGTGAACAGGGCGCCGGCCTCGCCGAGGCCAGGTTGCGCGCGCGGGTCGAGGCGCGGCTCAAACCCGTGCGCGAGGCGTACGAGGATTTTCTGCGACGGCATCCCGCCCACGCGCGCGCTCACCTCGCGTACGGCAGCTTTCTGCATGACATCCATGACGAAGAAGCCGGGGTGGAACATTGGGAAAAGGCCCGCGAACTCGAACCAAAAAATCCCGCGGCGTGGAACAACCTGGCAAATCACTACGGCCATCGTGGTCCGGTGAAAAAGGCCTTCGAGTATTATGCCCGGGCGATTGAACTGAATCCGGCGGAGCCGGTTTACTACCAGAACTTCGCCACCACCGTTTTCCTTTTCCGCAAGGACGCGATGGAGTTTTACAAGATCGACGAGCAACAGGTTTTCAGCAAATCGCTCGAACTCTACCGGCAGGCGTTGAAGCTCGATCCGGAAAACTTTCTGCTCGCCACCGATCTCGCCAAGACCTACTACGGCATCAAACCGGTCCGAACCGCCGAGGCGATCGCCGCCTGGGAATACGCCTTG
This Candidatus Angelobacter sp. DNA region includes the following protein-coding sequences:
- a CDS encoding secretin N-terminal domain-containing protein → MKRININSPTIVKTAHALALLLLLVVQTRAQAPAAAAPVTNPPAAAAAAPVAVAPANPVATDTNLDARRKALLQSITNRAPRVNATVPAFPSLPGPPAAATAAPAPRVNPPANVAGQTAQQTPGNPGAVPSPLPTTAGVDQTDRGEFSLKFYNAPVDQIFEKYSEISGRTVLRPAALPAAAVTIITATPLTRTEAVQALDGALSLNGVTMIPQGEKFVKAVQSAEAAQQGAAITKLKDGQFPDAEQFVTHVVRLKALKAGDVTQLLQQFTKNAAGGVVTIDPNSQILVLRDYASNIRRMLELIDQVDVPVESDYKLEVIPIRYGKVTDLFDTMNSLISGSGGGGNGTAGARNSSTTQRRAGQLGAGGATSPFGTGTTGRYGTSRTSGLYGQPQANQPFQPVGGAPGTTPGNASFQQRLNQIVNRAAGASELQLLTDARIVPDERSNSLIVFANKEDMKMITNIVSKVDVLLAQVLIEGVVLSVSLNDQQNLGVSWLQKPVSFGNNSVGTGGINNGPGFLTNITDIASSLPSGFSYFGKLGRNFDVSLSALASDSRTRILQRPRIQTSHATPATFFTGSTVPFVSAVANYAYIGSGTQSSTIEQVQVGVTLNVTPFITPDGLVVMDIDQDISSIDKTVTIDGNPVPQTATRHASATLSVRDGETIMLGGYIEDNRLTSKSGVPILKDIPGLGALFRSKNHNNDRNELLLLMHVSILKNPADASAQVEAEKGKLPGISDADKEFKKTEEQSLKKAGLPQSKPDVPANNP
- the ilvC gene encoding ketol-acid reductoisomerase, with protein sequence MPAKVYTDKDADLSKLKGRTLAVLGFGSQGHAHALNLKDSGMNVIVGLYDGSKSIPVAKEKGFEVFPTAEAVRRADVIFVALPDTKQSAAYKKDIAPNLSAGKTLLFSHGFSIHFKTVVPPKNVDVILVAPKGPGHIVRRQYLEGKGVPSLIAVYQNPSRQAKKVALAWAKGIGGTRAGVIETTFKEETETDLFGEQTVLCGGASALILAGYETLVEAGYQPEMAYFECLHELKLIVDLMNEAGISGMRFSISETAKWGDVSVGPKIVDASVKKRMKAALKDIRSGKFAKGWVKEYQTGYKRYNALLKKGERHSIEKVGARLRSLMPWMKKHSVKGVQAAY
- the ilvN gene encoding acetolactate synthase small subunit, coding for MRHTISVLVENKFGVLTRIAGLFSGRGYNIDTLNVAPTQDPNTSRMTIVTRGDDATLEQIVKQLNKLVDVLKVIDFREGEYVDRELVLAKVSVDAKSRAEVMQITDIFRAKIVDVQPKTVTIEITGSEDKVGKFIDLMKTFGILDLTRTGKVAMPRK
- a CDS encoding MBL fold metallo-hydrolase translates to MNLEDHLGDIVRKSRQMTNVSEEAAAKAAGLTIEELLALEDSGKISKRSNFKTLAPLIDLHPDKLERVANGWLPKPPDLSVWRELRWITTEDSGMAVHCYLVWDEATREAALFDTGFDPEKVFNLVEENQLQLRHLFITHTHADHIAGMSAVQTKFPKIRLHTSAKSAPPQHRNRANDFIQLGSLRITNRDTPGHAEDGVTYVIGTWPEDAPHVAVVGDAIFAGSMGGAKQFGSLAKQKVRDQILTLPPDTLICPGHGPLTTVGQEKANNPFFT
- a CDS encoding alpha/beta hydrolase-fold protein, which produces MQLTVPAILLTLTLNMQGIAQGPVVFEGPVFSQSFGTNRTVRIYLPPSYERDPSRRFPVLYLHDGQNAFTTVGTNVAFGWGNWELDRTVTGLCAAGRMREIIMVAVDCSAERYLDYRGPACRYTESELKDMKRLPPAPADNSRYEKYTRFLIGELKPKIDREYRTLAGPESTGVLGSSMGGICSLALAWEHPEVFGKAASLSGSFQIERTNFLANVLGSYRGKAKPTRIYLDSGVCDFSGGDDGRRNTDAVARELRRMGWKDEVDLLHYTDLKPLPEPELERAGLRRDKWKEAQTSQHNEFYWRLRAWRPLVYLFPPE
- a CDS encoding tetratricopeptide repeat protein, with protein sequence MNSLLLAVLGALASTNPPVASNNFVVQTTGVSTNVPDPNDPAEKEYQKLLEQDDAAQEEVDKWIHDDAAFREQGAGLAEARLRARVEARLKPVREAYEDFLRRHPAHARAHLAYGSFLHDIHDEEAGVEHWEKARELEPKNPAAWNNLANHYGHRGPVKKAFEYYARAIELNPAEPVYYQNFATTVFLFRKDAMEFYKIDEQQVFSKSLELYRQALKLDPENFLLATDLAKTYYGIKPVRTAEAIAAWEYALKVAPNDTDREGVYIHLARFKLNAGRFDEARKTLNAVTNEIYTELKKHLLKNLELQEHEAKGTNAPPVKDAK